One Mycobacterium marseillense DNA window includes the following coding sequences:
- a CDS encoding aspartate-semialdehyde dehydrogenase, whose amino-acid sequence MVAIGVVGATGQVGQVMRKLLDERDFPATSVRFFASARSQGRKLEFRGQEIEVEDAATADPAGLDIALFSAGKTMSLVQAPRFAAAGVTVIDNSSAWRKDPDVPLVVSEVNFASDAANRPKGIIANPNCTTMAAMPVLKVLHDEAGLQRLVVSSYQAVSGSGIAGVEELSTQARAVIDGAEQLVQDGSAVPFPAPKTYVAPIAFNVVPLAGSLVDDGSGETDEDQKLRHESRKILGIPDLAVSGTCVRVPVFTGHSLSINAEFARPLSPQRARELLDGAPGVKVVAVPTPLAAAGVDESLVGRIRQDPGVPDGRGLALFVSGDNLRKGAALNTIQIAELLAAQR is encoded by the coding sequence ATGGTCGCCATCGGTGTTGTGGGCGCCACCGGCCAGGTCGGCCAGGTGATGCGCAAGTTGCTCGACGAGCGGGACTTCCCCGCCACGTCGGTGCGGTTCTTCGCGTCGGCCCGCTCGCAGGGCCGCAAGCTGGAATTCCGCGGCCAGGAGATCGAGGTCGAAGACGCCGCGACGGCCGACCCCGCGGGGCTGGACATCGCCTTGTTCTCCGCCGGCAAGACGATGTCGCTGGTGCAGGCGCCGCGATTCGCCGCCGCCGGGGTGACCGTGATCGACAACTCGTCGGCCTGGCGCAAGGACCCCGACGTGCCGCTGGTGGTCTCCGAGGTGAACTTCGCGAGCGACGCCGCCAACCGGCCGAAAGGCATCATCGCCAACCCGAACTGCACGACCATGGCCGCCATGCCGGTGCTCAAGGTCCTGCACGACGAGGCCGGGCTGCAACGCCTGGTGGTGTCCAGCTATCAGGCGGTATCGGGCAGCGGGATCGCCGGGGTGGAGGAGCTGTCCACGCAGGCGCGCGCCGTGATCGACGGCGCCGAGCAGCTGGTGCAGGACGGCAGTGCGGTGCCGTTCCCGGCGCCCAAGACCTACGTGGCGCCCATCGCCTTCAACGTCGTGCCGCTGGCCGGATCGCTGGTGGACGACGGCTCGGGCGAGACCGACGAGGACCAGAAGCTGCGCCACGAGAGCCGCAAGATCCTCGGCATCCCCGACCTGGCGGTCAGCGGCACCTGCGTGCGGGTGCCGGTCTTCACCGGGCACTCGCTGTCGATCAATGCCGAGTTCGCGCGGCCGCTGTCCCCGCAGCGTGCCCGCGAGTTGCTCGACGGCGCGCCCGGCGTCAAGGTGGTCGCCGTGCCGACCCCGTTGGCGGCCGCCGGCGTCGACGAATCGCTCGTCGGGCGGATCCGGCAGGACCCGGGGGTGCCCGACGGCCGGGGTCTGGCCCTGTTCGTCTCGGGAGACAATTTGCGCAAGGGCGCGGCGCTGAACACGATCCAGATCGCCGAGCTGCTGGCCGCCCAGCGGTGA
- a CDS encoding aspartate kinase — translation MALVVQKYGGSSVANADRIRRVAERIVATKKQGNDVVVVVSAMGDTTDDLMDLAQQVCPAPPPRELDMLLTAGERISNALVAMAIESLGAQARSFTGSQAGVITTGTHGNAKIIDVTPGRLQTALDEGRVVLVAGFQGVSQDTRDVTTLGRGGSDTTAVALAAALRADVCEIYTDVDGIFSADPRIVHNARKLDTVTFEEMLEMAACGAKVLMLRCVEYARRYNIPVHVRSSYSENPGTVVVGSIKDIAMEDPILTGVAHDRSEAKVTVVGIPDIPGYAARVFRALADADVNIDMVLQNVSKVEDGKTDITFTCSRDSGPTAVAKLDALKDEIGFSQLLYDDHVGKVSLIGAGMRSHPGVTATFCESLAEVGVNIELISTSEIRISVLCRDTELDKAVVALHEAFGLGGEESATVYAGTGR, via the coding sequence GTGGCGCTCGTCGTGCAGAAGTACGGCGGATCCTCAGTGGCGAACGCCGATCGGATCCGGCGCGTGGCCGAGCGCATCGTCGCTACCAAGAAGCAGGGCAACGACGTCGTCGTCGTCGTCTCCGCCATGGGCGACACCACCGACGACCTGATGGATCTGGCCCAGCAGGTGTGTCCGGCCCCGCCGCCGCGCGAACTCGACATGCTGCTGACCGCCGGTGAGCGCATCTCCAACGCCCTGGTCGCGATGGCCATCGAATCGTTGGGTGCGCAGGCGCGCTCGTTCACCGGTTCGCAGGCCGGCGTGATCACCACCGGCACGCACGGCAACGCCAAGATCATCGACGTCACCCCGGGCCGGCTGCAGACCGCGCTCGACGAGGGACGCGTCGTGCTGGTGGCCGGATTCCAGGGCGTCAGCCAGGACACCCGGGACGTCACCACCCTGGGCCGCGGCGGTTCGGACACCACCGCGGTGGCCCTGGCCGCGGCGCTGCGCGCCGACGTCTGCGAGATCTACACCGACGTCGACGGCATCTTCAGCGCCGACCCGAGGATCGTGCACAACGCCCGCAAGCTGGACACGGTCACCTTCGAAGAAATGCTCGAGATGGCGGCTTGCGGCGCCAAGGTTTTGATGCTGCGCTGCGTGGAATACGCGCGCCGCTACAACATTCCGGTGCACGTCCGATCCTCGTATTCGGAAAACCCAGGCACCGTCGTCGTCGGATCGATCAAGGACATAGCCATGGAAGACCCCATCCTGACCGGAGTCGCGCACGACCGCAGCGAGGCCAAGGTCACCGTCGTCGGCATCCCCGACATTCCCGGATATGCCGCCCGCGTCTTCCGGGCGCTCGCCGATGCCGACGTGAACATCGACATGGTGTTGCAGAACGTCTCGAAGGTCGAGGACGGCAAGACCGACATCACCTTCACCTGCTCGCGCGACAGTGGGCCCACCGCGGTGGCCAAGCTCGACGCGCTCAAGGACGAGATCGGGTTCAGCCAGCTGCTCTACGACGACCACGTCGGCAAGGTGTCGCTGATCGGGGCGGGTATGCGCAGCCACCCCGGGGTCACCGCCACCTTCTGTGAGTCCCTGGCCGAGGTGGGCGTCAACATCGAGCTGATCTCCACCTCCGAGATCCGCATCTCGGTGCTGTGCCGCGACACCGAACTAGATAAGGCCGTCGTGGCGTTGCACGAGGCGTTCGGGCTCGGCGGCGAGGAGTCGGCGACGGTGTATGCGGGGACGGGTAGATAA
- a CDS encoding DUF732 domain-containing protein codes for MLFRNVFIAGAAVAAAAIAGTGFAAPARADETAYLNDLHNAGIVDASGDSALLQVGWDLCRQLSDGASLEQLRAQVLYNSDTGQGSEGVGPAQANDVVNYAIVDLCPSA; via the coding sequence ATGTTATTTCGCAATGTTTTCATCGCCGGAGCCGCTGTGGCAGCCGCGGCAATCGCAGGGACCGGATTCGCGGCACCTGCCCGCGCCGACGAGACCGCCTATCTCAATGACCTGCACAACGCAGGGATCGTTGATGCGAGCGGCGACTCGGCACTGCTGCAGGTGGGTTGGGATTTGTGTAGGCAGCTCTCTGACGGCGCTTCGCTCGAGCAGCTCAGGGCGCAGGTCCTTTACAACTCAGACACCGGCCAGGGCTCCGAAGGGGTCGGCCCCGCACAGGCTAACGATGTCGTCAACTATGCGATCGTCGATTTGTGCCCTAGTGCCTAG
- a CDS encoding sensor domain-containing protein, which produces MTMRATQVHRAVLAVGFALAGTIAPAVAAAHPSEPGVVNYAVLGKGSVGNIVGGPMGWESVFTQPGQGLWVDLPECNNWADVGLSEVYDDPDLASFNGAVTQTSASDQTHLVKQAVGVFATTDAAARAFHRVVDRTAGCSGQTTAIHLDNGSTQVWSFDGGPAGPADENWTKQEAGTDRRCFDQTRLRENVLLQAKVCQSGNAGPAVNVLAGAMQNALGQ; this is translated from the coding sequence ATGACCATGCGGGCTACGCAGGTTCACCGGGCCGTCCTCGCCGTCGGCTTCGCCTTGGCGGGCACGATCGCGCCTGCGGTCGCCGCCGCGCACCCGTCGGAGCCGGGCGTGGTGAACTACGCCGTCCTCGGCAAGGGGTCGGTCGGCAACATCGTCGGCGGACCGATGGGCTGGGAATCGGTGTTCACCCAGCCGGGACAAGGCCTCTGGGTGGATCTGCCGGAGTGCAACAACTGGGCGGACGTCGGGCTGTCCGAGGTCTACGACGATCCCGATCTGGCGTCGTTCAACGGGGCCGTCACCCAGACGTCGGCGAGCGATCAAACGCATCTGGTCAAGCAGGCGGTCGGGGTGTTCGCCACCACCGACGCCGCGGCTCGGGCATTCCATCGGGTGGTGGATCGAACGGCCGGCTGTTCGGGACAGACGACCGCGATCCACCTGGACAACGGCAGCACCCAGGTGTGGTCCTTCGACGGGGGCCCGGCCGGGCCCGCCGACGAGAACTGGACCAAACAGGAGGCGGGCACCGACCGGCGTTGCTTCGATCAAACCAGGCTGCGCGAAAACGTGTTGCTGCAGGCGAAAGTGTGCCAATCCGGCAACGCCGGACCCGCCGTGAACGTGCTAGCTGGGGCGATGCAGAACGCGCTGGGTCAATAG
- the egtA gene encoding ergothioneine biosynthesis glutamate--cysteine ligase EgtA encodes MTFAPITAADPRSTGADPAPELKVAELTDSAAVAQYIAEGCLVDAPLGRVGLELEAHCHDPAAPHRRPGWGEIAAVLDALPPLPGGSRVTVEPGGAVELSGPPADGVLPAIDAMQRDQAVLQPAFAEAGLGLVFLGADPLRSPQRINPGPRYRAMEQFFATSRSGEAGAAMMTSTASIQVNIDAGPREGWAARVRLAHALGPTMIAITANSPMLAGDFTGWASSRQRVWGQMDSARCGPILGTSGDDPGIDWARYALKAPVMLVHTPDAEAVTHWVPFADWVDGRALLGDRRPSVADLEYHLTTLFPPVRPRQWLEIRYLDSVPDALWPAVVFTLVALLDDPVAADAAAAAVESVATAWDVAARAGLRDPRLYAAANACVTIAAERAPAELGDAMQRLIRLVEQGRCPGDDFADQVIKHGVTAEVSRLARSAQGGL; translated from the coding sequence ATGACGTTCGCCCCGATCACTGCGGCGGATCCGCGGTCGACCGGCGCCGACCCTGCCCCGGAGCTGAAAGTCGCCGAACTGACCGATTCCGCGGCCGTCGCGCAATACATCGCCGAGGGTTGCCTGGTGGACGCCCCGCTAGGGCGGGTGGGCCTGGAACTCGAGGCCCACTGCCACGACCCGGCCGCCCCGCACCGCAGGCCCGGCTGGGGCGAAATCGCCGCGGTGCTCGACGCGCTGCCGCCCCTGCCGGGCGGCAGCAGGGTCACCGTGGAACCCGGGGGCGCGGTCGAACTTTCCGGACCCCCGGCCGACGGCGTCCTCCCCGCGATCGACGCGATGCAACGCGACCAGGCCGTGCTGCAGCCGGCGTTTGCCGAGGCCGGCCTGGGCCTGGTCTTCCTCGGCGCCGACCCGCTGCGATCGCCCCAGCGCATCAACCCCGGCCCCCGGTACCGCGCCATGGAACAGTTCTTCGCCACCAGCCGCTCCGGGGAGGCGGGCGCGGCGATGATGACGTCCACCGCGTCGATTCAGGTCAACATCGACGCCGGGCCGCGCGAGGGCTGGGCGGCGCGGGTTCGCCTGGCGCATGCCTTGGGGCCCACCATGATTGCGATCACAGCCAACTCGCCGATGCTGGCCGGCGACTTCACCGGGTGGGCCTCCAGCCGGCAGCGGGTGTGGGGACAGATGGATTCGGCGCGCTGCGGCCCCATCCTGGGTACCAGCGGCGACGACCCGGGCATCGACTGGGCGCGCTACGCCCTCAAGGCGCCGGTGATGCTGGTGCACACCCCCGACGCGGAGGCGGTCACGCATTGGGTGCCCTTTGCCGACTGGGTCGACGGCCGGGCGTTGCTCGGCGATCGCCGCCCCAGCGTCGCCGACCTGGAGTACCACCTGACCACCTTGTTCCCCCCGGTCCGCCCCCGCCAGTGGCTCGAGATCCGCTATCTGGACAGCGTCCCGGACGCGTTGTGGCCCGCGGTGGTGTTCACCCTGGTCGCCCTGCTCGATGACCCGGTCGCCGCCGACGCCGCGGCCGCGGCCGTCGAATCGGTGGCCACTGCCTGGGACGTCGCGGCCCGGGCAGGGTTGCGGGACCCGCGGCTCTACGCGGCCGCCAATGCGTGCGTGACCATCGCCGCCGAGAGGGCGCCCGCCGAACTCGGCGACGCGATGCAGCGGCTGATCCGCCTCGTCGAACAGGGCCGGTGTCCCGGCGACGACTTCGCCGACCAGGTGATCAAACACGGCGTCACCGCCGAGGTTTCGCGGCTGGCTCGATCGGCGCAAGGGGGACTGTGA
- a CDS encoding DUF4185 domain-containing protein, producing the protein MSTAHTRLVMRCSLFAASAVCLVVPQWFWSVARADPPAPAPEPILQPLAPGQVMRIGPTAGTGTPTGDYGIGATDLCEFVEFPTELLQVCGDSFAGQGVGFGGWYAPVALHVDTTSVDDPAGVRYTGVTGISHPLLADPAPPDASQLPAGVVQINRRNYLMVTTTKDLEPQSSRLVTAEPARAGWQTIPDSQRPASYQGGSQTQISGYYDPIPTPESPTGWVYIVADSFTRRDPVVLYRATPQTFTDRSRWQGWAAGPHGGWGKPPTPLWPDAVGEMCIRQIDGKAVLSYFNAVTGNMEVRVADDPTALGDAPVTTVVQHDEWPEPAESLPPPYDNRLAQPYGGYISPGSTLDEMRIFVSQWDTRARVAAPYRVIQFAVNPFKPE; encoded by the coding sequence GTGAGCACCGCCCACACTCGCCTGGTCATGCGGTGCTCCCTGTTCGCCGCGTCGGCGGTGTGTTTGGTTGTGCCGCAATGGTTTTGGAGTGTCGCGCGCGCCGATCCCCCCGCTCCCGCCCCGGAGCCGATCCTGCAGCCGTTGGCGCCCGGTCAGGTGATGCGGATCGGACCCACCGCCGGAACCGGCACTCCCACAGGGGATTACGGCATCGGCGCGACCGACCTGTGTGAATTCGTCGAATTCCCCACCGAATTGCTGCAGGTCTGCGGTGACAGCTTCGCCGGCCAGGGCGTCGGGTTCGGCGGCTGGTATGCGCCCGTCGCGCTGCACGTGGACACCACGTCGGTCGACGACCCGGCCGGGGTGCGCTACACCGGCGTCACCGGGATCAGCCACCCGTTGCTGGCCGATCCCGCCCCGCCCGACGCCTCCCAGCTGCCGGCCGGAGTGGTGCAGATCAACCGGCGCAACTACCTGATGGTGACGACGACGAAGGACCTGGAGCCGCAGAGCTCCCGGCTGGTGACCGCCGAACCGGCGCGTGCGGGCTGGCAAACGATCCCGGATTCCCAGCGGCCCGCCTCGTATCAAGGCGGCTCACAGACGCAGATCAGCGGGTATTACGACCCGATCCCGACTCCGGAATCGCCGACCGGGTGGGTGTACATCGTGGCCGACAGCTTCACCCGCCGGGACCCGGTGGTCCTGTATCGCGCGACACCGCAGACGTTCACCGACCGGTCCCGCTGGCAGGGCTGGGCGGCCGGCCCGCACGGCGGCTGGGGCAAGCCGCCGACACCGCTGTGGCCGGACGCGGTGGGCGAGATGTGCATCAGGCAGATCGACGGCAAGGCCGTGTTGTCCTATTTCAATGCCGTCACGGGCAACATGGAGGTCCGCGTGGCCGACGACCCGACGGCGCTGGGCGACGCGCCGGTCACCACCGTCGTGCAGCACGACGAGTGGCCGGAGCCCGCGGAAAGCCTGCCGCCGCCCTACGACAACCGGCTCGCCCAACCGTATGGCGGCTACATCTCACCCGGTTCCACGCTCGATGAGATGCGAATCTTCGTGAGCCAGTGGGACACTCGCGCGCGGGTGGCCGCCCCGTACCGGGTCATCCAGTTCGCGGTCAATCCGTTCAAGCCCGAGTAG